In a single window of the Drosophila subpulchrella strain 33 F10 #4 breed RU33 chromosome X, RU_Dsub_v1.1 Primary Assembly, whole genome shotgun sequence genome:
- the LOC119557167 gene encoding augmin complex subunit dgt4 produces METSPTSTSITPPEGMDDIQYLLHLEAMRRYQEDSRNVKRQVEEQVQTWLDAKYEYQRDFGRLARLLKCAALQKAVDAQRVPDVDKIEQAAKDIASLRSKLSSDLRPATLNSKDVEQCREHLKTSHAKPRQNLSRQQREFAQNQEAFNGLRTAVDGLENGMELGMMQAMDRLVDDLLPPRDSFN; encoded by the coding sequence atgGAGACATCGCCCACGTCCACCTCGATCACACCGCCCGAGGGCATGGACGACATCCAGTACCTGCTGCACCTGGAGGCGATGCGACGCTACCAGGAAGACAGTCGCAACGTGAAGCGTCAGGTGGAGGAGCAAGTGCAGACCTGGCTGGATGCCAAGTACGAGTATCAGAGGGATTTTGGGCGGCTGGCAAGGCTTCTAAAGTGTGCCGCCCTGCAGAAGGCTGTGGATGCCCAGCGCGTCCCCGATGTTGATAAAATCGAGCAGGCGGCCAAGGATATCGCTAGTCTGCGATCCAAACTTAGCAGCGATCTGCGCCCCGCCACTCTCAACTCCAAGGATGTGGAGCAGTGCCGGGAGCATCTGAAGACCTCCCACGCCAAGCCACGCCAAAACCTCAGCCGGCAGCAGCGGGAATTTGCCCAGAATCAGGAAGCTTTCAACGGCCTGCGAACAGCCGTCGATGGATTGGAGAACGGGATGGAGCTGGGCATGATGCAGGCCATGGATCGCCTTGTGGACGACCTACTGCCTCCGCGGGATTCATTCAACTAG